A stretch of the Azorhizobium caulinodans ORS 571 genome encodes the following:
- a CDS encoding glycosyltransferase — MTGARWARRRARWSARYILARTWLSTHLPLPPRRGVRFLGYVEGSLGLGHTLRTQIRAYAQYSRCFSIYPFRLGIERRMIGPYLPEHYDLFRRYEVTVLDLATDQLPHLYGHISQMLLKDSYVVLRTFWELPAAPQAWGALLEPIDEIWVPNSFVGDAFRPIFSGAIHVVPPCVDVTDGPFLERADLGLSPEAFYVLFSFDYHSSTARKNPLAVVRAFTEAFPQANRDVRLIIKTIGDHTLHQATHDALQQAAEADPRIHIIHQDIPRQQMVSLIRACDCYVSLHRSEGFGSGMAEALLFGRRVVGTNFSGNTDFLTEETGYPVEYDLVPVAAGDYSWSEGQVWAEPRHDSAVAALRAAYFDGPAADARAAAGAALIRSTYGVDAVGAAIAARIETLRAERRALKGSRRG, encoded by the coding sequence ATGACGGGCGCGCGATGGGCCCGCCGCCGCGCCCGCTGGAGCGCCCGCTACATTCTGGCCCGGACCTGGTTGAGCACCCACCTGCCCCTGCCGCCCAGACGCGGCGTGCGCTTCCTCGGCTATGTGGAAGGAAGCCTTGGCCTCGGGCACACCCTGCGTACGCAGATCCGGGCCTATGCCCAGTACAGCCGGTGCTTCTCCATCTATCCGTTCCGGCTCGGCATCGAGAGGCGGATGATCGGGCCCTACCTGCCCGAGCATTACGATCTGTTCCGCCGCTATGAGGTCACGGTGCTGGATCTGGCGACGGACCAGTTGCCCCATCTCTATGGGCACATCAGCCAGATGCTCCTGAAGGACAGCTACGTCGTCCTGCGCACCTTCTGGGAGCTGCCGGCCGCGCCCCAGGCCTGGGGCGCGCTGCTGGAGCCGATCGACGAGATCTGGGTGCCGAACAGCTTCGTGGGCGATGCCTTCCGGCCCATTTTCTCGGGCGCCATCCATGTGGTTCCGCCCTGCGTGGACGTTACGGACGGCCCCTTCCTGGAGCGCGCCGACCTTGGCCTGTCCCCGGAGGCCTTCTACGTCCTGTTCTCGTTCGATTACCACTCATCCACGGCACGCAAGAATCCCCTGGCCGTGGTGCGCGCCTTCACGGAGGCCTTTCCGCAGGCGAACCGCGATGTCCGACTGATCATCAAGACCATTGGCGATCATACGCTGCATCAGGCGACGCACGACGCCCTGCAGCAGGCGGCTGAGGCCGACCCGCGGATTCATATCATCCATCAGGACATCCCGCGCCAGCAGATGGTGAGCCTGATCCGCGCCTGCGACTGCTACGTCTCGCTTCATCGGTCGGAAGGCTTCGGCTCCGGCATGGCGGAAGCCCTGCTCTTCGGGCGACGGGTGGTCGGCACCAACTTCTCCGGCAACACCGACTTCCTGACGGAAGAGACCGGCTATCCCGTCGAGTACGACCTCGTTCCGGTGGCGGCGGGCGACTATTCCTGGTCCGAAGGGCAGGTTTGGGCCGAGCCGCGCCACGATTCGGCGGTGGCCGCGCTGCGTGCCGCCTATTTCGACGGCCCGGCCGCAGATGCCCGCGCCGCCGCCGGCGCAGCCTTGATCCGCAGCACATACGGCGTGGACGCGGTGGGCGCGGCGATCGCCGCACGCATCGAGACACTGCGGGCGGAGCGTCGGGCCCTCAAAGGATCTCGAAGGGGATGA
- a CDS encoding acetyl-CoA carboxylase biotin carboxylase subunit, with protein MFSKILIANRGEIACRVIKTARKMGIKTVAVYSDADKDALHVEMADEAVHIGPPQAAQSYLVIEKIIEACKKTGAEAVHPGYGFLSERAAFPRALAEAGIVFIGPNPHAIDAMGDKIESKKAAAAAKVSTVPGYLGVIENGEEAAKIADEIGYPVMIKASAGGGGKGMRIAYSRDEVQDGFDRAKSEAKSSFGDDRVFVEKFIVDPRHIEIQVLGDKHGNVIYLGERECSIQRRNQKVVEEAPSPLLDEETRRQMGEQAVALAKAVGYDSAGTVEFVAGQDKSFYFLEMNTRLQVEHPVTELITGIDLVEQMIRVAAGEKLALTQDDVKLNGWAVESRVYAEDPFRNFLPSTGRLVRYQPPAEGTHNGLTVRNDTGVYEGGEISIFYDPMIAKLVTHGPTRRKAIEAQADALDAFAIEGIGHNIPFLSALMSHPRWQEGYLSTGFIAEEYPSGFHATPAEGEIAKVLCAVATTLDHVMNSRKRKISGQISGPTVTFERRRVVQLIGEHGPELFPAEIETTETGYRVDLLTWHGQVTNIYMLRSPWKPGDLVWAGTIYDDVVNVQVRPIPNGFALSHRGVAVQARVYTEREAALAMLMPIKESAGGGKELLCPMPGLVVSISVTPGQEVKAGEALAVVEAMKMENVLRAERDGVIKAVHAKAGDSLAVDAVILEFA; from the coding sequence ATGTTCTCGAAGATCCTCATTGCGAACCGGGGCGAGATCGCCTGCCGCGTCATCAAGACCGCGCGCAAGATGGGCATCAAGACCGTGGCCGTCTATTCCGACGCCGACAAGGACGCGCTCCATGTGGAGATGGCGGACGAGGCGGTGCACATCGGTCCGCCGCAGGCCGCCCAGTCCTATCTGGTGATCGAGAAGATCATCGAGGCCTGCAAGAAGACGGGCGCCGAGGCCGTGCATCCGGGCTACGGCTTCCTCTCCGAGCGCGCCGCCTTCCCGCGCGCGCTGGCGGAAGCGGGCATCGTCTTCATCGGCCCGAACCCGCATGCCATCGACGCCATGGGCGACAAGATCGAATCCAAGAAGGCGGCGGCGGCGGCGAAGGTCTCCACCGTCCCCGGCTATCTGGGCGTGATCGAGAATGGCGAGGAAGCCGCGAAGATCGCCGACGAGATCGGCTATCCGGTGATGATCAAGGCCTCCGCCGGCGGCGGCGGCAAGGGCATGCGCATCGCTTATTCCCGCGACGAGGTGCAGGACGGCTTCGACCGCGCGAAGTCGGAAGCCAAATCCTCCTTCGGCGATGACCGTGTGTTCGTGGAAAAGTTCATCGTCGATCCCCGGCACATCGAAATCCAGGTGCTGGGCGACAAGCACGGCAACGTCATTTATCTCGGCGAGCGCGAATGCTCCATCCAGCGCCGCAACCAGAAGGTGGTCGAGGAAGCCCCCTCCCCGCTGCTGGACGAAGAGACCCGCAGACAAATGGGCGAGCAGGCCGTCGCCCTCGCCAAGGCGGTGGGCTACGACAGCGCCGGCACGGTGGAATTCGTCGCCGGGCAGGACAAGAGCTTCTACTTCCTGGAGATGAACACCCGCCTGCAGGTGGAGCATCCCGTCACCGAACTCATCACCGGCATCGACCTCGTGGAGCAGATGATCCGCGTGGCGGCGGGCGAGAAGCTCGCGCTCACGCAGGACGACGTGAAGCTCAACGGCTGGGCGGTCGAAAGCCGCGTCTATGCGGAAGACCCCTTCCGCAACTTCCTGCCCTCCACCGGCCGCCTCGTGCGCTACCAGCCACCCGCCGAGGGCACGCATAACGGCCTCACCGTGCGCAACGACACGGGCGTCTATGAGGGCGGGGAGATTTCGATCTTCTACGACCCGATGATCGCGAAGCTCGTGACCCACGGCCCCACCCGCCGCAAGGCCATCGAGGCGCAGGCGGATGCGCTGGACGCCTTCGCCATCGAGGGCATAGGCCACAACATCCCCTTCCTCTCGGCGCTGATGTCCCATCCGCGCTGGCAGGAGGGCTATCTCTCCACCGGCTTCATCGCCGAGGAATATCCCTCCGGCTTCCATGCGACGCCGGCGGAAGGCGAGATCGCCAAGGTGCTCTGTGCGGTCGCGACCACGCTCGACCACGTGATGAACTCGCGCAAGCGCAAGATTTCCGGCCAGATTTCCGGCCCGACCGTGACCTTCGAGCGCCGCCGCGTGGTGCAGCTTATCGGCGAGCACGGCCCGGAACTCTTCCCAGCCGAGATCGAGACCACGGAGACCGGCTACCGCGTGGACCTGCTCACCTGGCACGGCCAGGTGACCAACATCTACATGCTGCGAAGCCCGTGGAAGCCCGGCGATCTGGTCTGGGCCGGCACCATCTATGATGACGTGGTGAACGTTCAGGTACGGCCCATCCCCAACGGCTTCGCCCTCTCCCATCGTGGCGTCGCCGTGCAGGCCCGCGTCTATACGGAGCGCGAGGCCGCGCTCGCCATGCTCATGCCCATCAAGGAGAGCGCGGGCGGCGGCAAGGAGCTGCTGTGCCCCATGCCTGGACTCGTGGTCTCCATCTCCGTCACCCCCGGCCAGGAGGTGAAGGCGGGCGAGGCGCTGGCCGTGGTGGAAGCCATGAAGATGGAAAACGTCCTGCGCGCCGAGCGCGACGGCGTCATCAAAGCCGTCCACGCCAAGGCCGGCGACAGTCTCGCCGTGGACGCGGTGATCCTCGAATTCGCGTGA
- a CDS encoding helix-turn-helix domain-containing protein — translation MRQKVFAGHAVRRLREKFNLKQTELAARLQVSPSYINQIESNQRPLTAPVLIAISRAFGVDITTFGAEDLDRIVADLRESAADPMFRDLDLGLQDMKAVANLSPAFAHAFLRMHVALRRTAEWRASLDDMLTAGGDGADEAKLIPYEEVRDYFHYIDNYVDDLDRAAEELAERLGVLAGSDPAGVFAEHLSRVRGVRVEVGAADPGAPLSALDARTKRLVLSGALSPQARAFRLAATIAQLEQADLVEGQLARAAFRSPTAREIARLALFNYVAGALILPYSRFRALARERRHDLDRLVLETGASLEQVCHRLSTLQRPGARGVPFYFAKVDRAGNITKRHSATRFQFARHGGACPVWNVHQAFEAGGQTLVQIGEMPDGVRYLCLARAITVPTLRYGQAPRAYALGLGCEVSFADDMIYADGLDLKAAPAARLGVSCRICPRRDCDLRAFPPLDRDIRTDPAVRGVIPFEIL, via the coding sequence ATGCGCCAGAAGGTCTTCGCCGGCCACGCGGTCCGCCGCCTGCGCGAAAAATTCAACCTGAAGCAGACGGAGCTGGCGGCCCGCCTTCAGGTCTCGCCCTCCTACATCAACCAGATCGAGAGCAACCAGCGCCCGCTCACCGCGCCGGTTCTCATCGCCATCAGCCGGGCCTTCGGCGTCGACATCACCACCTTCGGAGCCGAGGATCTCGACCGTATCGTCGCGGACCTGCGCGAGAGCGCGGCAGATCCCATGTTCCGCGATCTCGATCTCGGCCTTCAGGACATGAAGGCGGTGGCCAATCTCTCGCCCGCCTTCGCCCATGCTTTCCTCCGGATGCATGTGGCTCTGCGCCGCACCGCCGAATGGCGCGCCTCCCTCGACGACATGCTCACCGCCGGCGGGGACGGGGCGGACGAGGCCAAGCTCATCCCCTATGAGGAGGTGCGCGACTATTTCCACTACATCGACAATTACGTGGATGACCTCGACCGGGCGGCCGAGGAACTGGCCGAGCGGCTGGGCGTGCTCGCCGGCAGCGATCCGGCCGGCGTCTTTGCCGAGCATCTGTCGCGCGTTCGCGGCGTGCGGGTGGAGGTGGGGGCGGCCGACCCCGGCGCGCCGCTCTCCGCCCTCGACGCGCGGACCAAGCGTCTGGTCCTGTCCGGCGCCCTGTCCCCGCAGGCGCGGGCCTTCCGCCTCGCCGCCACCATCGCGCAACTGGAGCAGGCCGACCTCGTGGAGGGGCAACTCGCCCGTGCCGCCTTCCGCAGCCCCACCGCCCGCGAGATCGCCCGTCTTGCGCTGTTCAATTACGTGGCTGGGGCGCTGATCCTGCCCTACAGCCGCTTCCGGGCGCTGGCGCGCGAGCGGCGGCATGATCTCGACCGGCTGGTGCTGGAGACGGGGGCGAGCCTCGAACAGGTGTGCCACCGGCTGTCGACCCTCCAGCGGCCCGGTGCGCGCGGCGTGCCTTTCTATTTCGCCAAGGTGGACCGGGCGGGAAACATCACCAAGCGCCACAGCGCCACGCGCTTCCAGTTTGCCCGCCACGGCGGGGCCTGCCCGGTCTGGAACGTGCATCAGGCGTTCGAGGCGGGCGGGCAGACGCTGGTGCAGATCGGCGAGATGCCGGACGGCGTGCGCTATCTCTGTCTCGCGCGCGCCATCACCGTGCCGACGCTGCGCTACGGGCAGGCGCCCCGCGCCTATGCGCTGGGGCTCGGCTGCGAGGTCTCGTTTGCCGACGACATGATCTATGCGGACGGGCTCGACCTGAAGGCCGCACCCGCGGCGCGGCTCGGCGTCTCCTGCCGCATCTGTCCGCGGCGGGATTGCGACCTGCGCGCCTTCCCGCCGCTGGACCGCGATATCCGCACCGACCCTGCGGTGCGGGGCGTCATCCCCTTCGAGATCCTTTGA
- a CDS encoding acyl-CoA carboxylase subunit beta — protein MKEILEELENRRVVARLGGGEKRIQAQHGRGKLTARERIELLLDHGSFEEFDTFVQHRCGDFGMENQKIPGDGVVTGWGTVNGRQVFVFAKDFTVFGGSLSEAHAQKITKIQDLALKTRAPIIGLFDAGGARIQEGVAALGGYGEVFKRNVTASGVIPQISLIMGPCAGGDVYSPAMTDFIFMVRDTSYMFVTGPDVVKTVTNETVTSEELGGAKVHTTKSSVADGAYENDVEMLLQTRRLIDFLPLNNQVGVPEWPSFDAPDRVEESLDTLIPDNPNKPYDIKELILKVADEADFFEIQAAYAKNIVTGFGRIEGRTVGFVANQPMVLAGVLDADASRKAARFVRFCDAFEIPIVTFVDVPGFLPGTAQEYGGLIKHGAKLLFAYSQATVPLVTIITRKAFGGAYDVMASKHVGGDVNYAWPTAQIAVMGAKGAVEIIFRSDMDDPEKIAEQTRKYEQRFLSPFVAAERGYIDEVIKPHSTRRRIARALAMLRSKKVEQPLKKHDNLPL, from the coding sequence ATGAAGGAAATCCTGGAAGAGCTCGAGAACCGCCGGGTCGTCGCCCGGCTGGGAGGCGGCGAGAAGCGCATCCAGGCGCAGCACGGGCGCGGCAAGCTCACCGCGCGCGAGCGCATCGAGCTCCTGCTGGATCACGGCTCCTTCGAGGAGTTCGACACCTTCGTGCAGCATCGCTGCGGCGATTTCGGCATGGAGAACCAGAAGATCCCCGGCGACGGCGTCGTCACGGGCTGGGGCACGGTCAACGGCCGGCAGGTCTTCGTCTTCGCCAAGGACTTCACCGTCTTCGGCGGCTCCCTCTCGGAAGCCCATGCGCAGAAGATCACCAAGATCCAGGATCTGGCGCTGAAGACCCGCGCCCCCATCATCGGCCTGTTCGATGCCGGCGGCGCCCGCATCCAGGAAGGCGTGGCGGCACTCGGCGGCTATGGCGAGGTGTTCAAGCGCAATGTGACCGCCTCGGGTGTCATCCCGCAGATCTCCCTCATCATGGGCCCGTGCGCGGGCGGCGACGTCTATTCGCCGGCCATGACCGACTTCATCTTCATGGTCCGCGATACGAGCTACATGTTCGTCACCGGCCCGGACGTGGTGAAGACGGTGACGAACGAGACCGTCACCTCGGAGGAGTTGGGCGGCGCCAAGGTGCACACCACCAAGTCCTCGGTGGCGGACGGCGCCTATGAGAACGACGTAGAGATGCTGCTCCAGACCCGTCGTCTCATCGATTTCCTGCCGCTGAACAATCAGGTGGGCGTGCCCGAATGGCCGTCCTTCGATGCGCCCGACCGCGTCGAGGAGAGCCTCGACACCCTGATCCCGGACAATCCGAACAAGCCTTACGACATCAAGGAACTGATCCTGAAGGTGGCGGACGAGGCGGATTTCTTCGAGATCCAGGCCGCCTACGCCAAGAACATCGTCACCGGCTTCGGCCGCATTGAGGGCCGCACGGTGGGCTTCGTCGCCAACCAGCCCATGGTGCTCGCTGGCGTGCTCGACGCGGATGCGTCGCGAAAAGCCGCGCGCTTCGTGCGCTTCTGCGATGCGTTCGAGATCCCGATCGTCACCTTCGTGGACGTGCCCGGCTTCCTGCCCGGCACGGCGCAGGAATATGGCGGCCTCATCAAGCACGGCGCCAAGCTGCTGTTCGCCTATTCGCAGGCCACCGTACCGCTCGTCACCATCATCACCCGCAAGGCCTTCGGCGGCGCATATGACGTGATGGCCTCCAAGCACGTGGGCGGCGACGTGAACTATGCCTGGCCCACCGCCCAGATCGCGGTGATGGGCGCCAAGGGCGCGGTTGAGATCATCTTCCGGTCCGACATGGACGATCCGGAGAAGATCGCCGAGCAGACCCGCAAATATGAGCAGCGCTTCCTCTCGCCCTTCGTGGCGGCGGAGCGCGGCTATATCGACGAGGTCATCAAGCCCCATTCCACGCGCCGGCGCATCGCCCGCGCGCTCGCCATGCTGCGCTCCAAGAAAGTGGAGCAGCCGCTGAAGAAGCACGACAATCTGCCGCTTTAG
- a CDS encoding methylmalonyl-CoA mutase family protein has translation MTATLPFVTQAGPVTRADWLSLVEGVLKGAPYDKRLVTRTSEGLALDALPPRREEAVPIAGRAAGAPWTISARVDQPDLAAANAQILDDLENGASGLTLVYASSPSAHGFGLPDGAALETLLASVMPDLIETRLESGAFKGRENALAFADFIAARGLDPARVSVSFGLDPLADMAARGSAPMPWPGLAERVAESAAILKARGFTGPLLRADGAIHHAAGASDAQELAAVLAAAVAYLRALEKAGFSLEEAAGRIEVALTADVNQTATLAKVRAIRLLWGAVLREAGIGAGPLKVHATTAWRSLTRRDPYVNLLRATIAAFAAGVGGADGLTVLPFTQALGLPDAQARRLARNTQLILLEESQLHRVADPGAGAGAVEAHTDGLAAAAWDLFRAIEGKGGLAEALASGWWQGELAATRAKRAKDIATRREPLTGTSEFPILGQSVPEVLAPVPAREEAPNDLALAPQRLAEPFEALRDAAEATGTPQVFLATLGPIAAFTARATFAKALFEAGGLAVTVTDGYADFDALIAAFKASGTAIACIASSDEIYEAEAATIAAALKAAGARQVWLAGRGGDLEATWRAAGVDDFIFAGCDVLSVLKKAHGALGIG, from the coding sequence ATGACCGCAACCCTGCCCTTCGTGACGCAGGCGGGCCCGGTAACCCGGGCGGACTGGCTGTCGCTGGTGGAAGGCGTGCTGAAAGGCGCGCCCTATGACAAGCGCCTCGTGACCCGCACCTCTGAGGGCCTTGCGCTGGACGCCCTCCCACCGCGCAGGGAAGAGGCCGTCCCCATCGCCGGACGGGCGGCAGGTGCGCCGTGGACGATCAGCGCGCGCGTCGACCAGCCGGACCTTGCCGCCGCCAATGCCCAGATCCTCGATGATCTGGAAAATGGCGCCTCCGGCCTCACCCTCGTCTATGCCTCGTCTCCCTCCGCCCACGGCTTCGGCCTGCCGGACGGCGCGGCGCTGGAGACGCTGCTCGCCAGCGTGATGCCGGACCTCATCGAGACGCGGCTGGAGAGCGGAGCCTTCAAGGGCCGCGAGAATGCCCTCGCCTTCGCTGATTTCATCGCGGCACGCGGGCTCGATCCGGCGCGTGTGAGCGTTTCCTTCGGCCTTGATCCGCTCGCGGACATGGCCGCGCGCGGCAGCGCACCCATGCCTTGGCCGGGCCTTGCCGAGCGGGTGGCGGAAAGCGCCGCTATCCTCAAGGCGCGCGGCTTCACCGGGCCGCTGCTGCGGGCGGACGGCGCCATCCACCATGCGGCCGGTGCCAGCGATGCGCAGGAGCTGGCGGCGGTGCTGGCGGCGGCTGTCGCCTATCTGCGGGCGCTGGAGAAGGCCGGCTTCTCGCTGGAGGAGGCCGCCGGCCGTATCGAGGTGGCGCTGACGGCGGACGTGAACCAGACCGCAACGCTCGCGAAAGTCCGCGCCATCCGCCTGCTGTGGGGCGCGGTGCTGCGGGAGGCCGGCATCGGGGCCGGGCCGCTGAAGGTCCACGCCACCACGGCGTGGCGCTCGCTCACCCGGCGCGATCCCTATGTGAACCTGCTGCGCGCCACCATCGCCGCCTTCGCGGCCGGCGTGGGCGGAGCGGACGGCCTCACCGTCCTGCCCTTCACGCAGGCCCTCGGCCTGCCGGATGCTCAGGCGCGGCGGCTCGCCCGCAACACGCAGCTCATCCTGCTGGAGGAAAGCCAGCTCCACCGCGTGGCCGATCCCGGTGCCGGCGCGGGCGCGGTAGAAGCGCATACGGATGGCCTTGCGGCTGCCGCGTGGGATCTCTTCCGCGCCATCGAAGGCAAGGGTGGGCTCGCCGAGGCGCTGGCCTCCGGCTGGTGGCAGGGCGAGTTGGCGGCGACCCGCGCCAAGCGGGCGAAGGATATCGCCACACGCAGGGAGCCGCTCACCGGCACGTCGGAATTCCCCATCCTCGGCCAGAGCGTGCCGGAGGTGCTCGCCCCCGTCCCCGCGCGGGAAGAAGCGCCGAACGATCTCGCCCTCGCGCCCCAGCGGCTCGCGGAGCCTTTCGAGGCGCTCCGCGATGCGGCCGAGGCGACGGGTACGCCTCAGGTGTTCCTCGCGACCCTCGGACCCATCGCCGCCTTCACCGCCCGCGCCACTTTCGCCAAGGCGCTGTTCGAGGCTGGCGGCCTCGCCGTGACCGTGACCGACGGTTATGCGGATTTCGATGCTCTCATCGCCGCGTTCAAGGCTTCCGGCACGGCCATCGCCTGCATCGCCTCCTCCGACGAGATCTACGAAGCGGAGGCCGCCACCATCGCGGCCGCGCTAAAGGCCGCGGGCGCCCGGCAGGTGTGGCTCGCGGGCCGGGGCGGCGATCTTGAGGCGACGTGGCGCGCAGCGGGCGTGGACGACTTCATCTTCGCCGGCTGCGACGTGCTGTCGGTACTGAAGAAAGCACACGGGGCGCTGGGGATCGGGTGA
- the scpA gene encoding methylmalonyl-CoA mutase, with translation MSRLPAFADIEWRAPELAPPADAPAPWLTPEGIPVKGLYGPADIAGLSFIDTYPGIAPFLRGPYPTMYATQPWTIRQYAGFSTAEDSNAFYRRNLAAGQKGLSVAFDLATHRGYDSDHPRVAGDVGMAGVAIDSIYDMRTLFSGIPLDQMSVSMTMNGAVLPILALFVVAAEEQGVPAAKLSGTIQNDILKEFMVRNTYIYPPAPSMRIISDIFALTSKEMPRFNSISISGYHMQEAGATQDLELAYTLADGVEYVRAGAKAGLPIDAFAPRLSFFWAIGMNFFMEVAKLRAARLLWTRLMSDLGAKNPKSLPLRTHSQTSGWSLTAQDVFNNVIRTMVEAMAATQGHTQSLHTNALDEALALPTDFSARIARNTQILLQQESGTTRQIDPWGGSFFVERLTADLAAKAWDHIQEVEALGGMAKAIEAGIPKLRIEEAAATTQARIDGGAQIVVGVNKFKPERETPIDVLKVDNSAVRAAQIEKLRRLKAERDPQGVAAALEALTNGARGNGNLLALAIDAARAKATVGEISDALEAVFGRHRAEIRAISGVYKREAGAMTDKVAQVQRLTEAFEHNEGRRPRILVAKVGQDGHDRGQKVIASAFADLGFDVDIGPLFATPEEAARQAVENDVHVVGISSLAAGHLTLVPALKAALEAEGRGDIMVVVGGVVPPQDYEALKAAGAEAIFPPGTVIADAARDLLATLSTRLGHAQEAAE, from the coding sequence ATGAGCCGCTTGCCCGCCTTTGCCGACATCGAATGGCGCGCGCCGGAGCTTGCCCCGCCGGCGGATGCGCCCGCGCCCTGGCTGACGCCGGAAGGCATTCCGGTGAAGGGTCTCTATGGTCCGGCGGACATCGCGGGCCTCTCCTTCATCGACACCTATCCCGGCATCGCGCCCTTCCTGCGCGGGCCCTACCCCACCATGTATGCGACCCAGCCCTGGACCATCCGGCAATATGCCGGCTTCTCCACGGCGGAGGATTCCAACGCCTTCTACCGCCGCAACCTCGCGGCCGGGCAGAAGGGCCTGTCGGTCGCCTTCGATCTCGCCACCCATCGCGGCTATGACTCGGACCATCCGCGCGTCGCCGGCGACGTCGGCATGGCGGGGGTCGCCATCGACAGCATCTATGACATGCGCACGCTCTTCTCCGGCATTCCGCTGGACCAGATGAGCGTCTCCATGACCATGAATGGCGCGGTGCTGCCCATTCTGGCTCTGTTCGTGGTGGCGGCGGAAGAACAGGGCGTGCCGGCGGCCAAGCTCTCCGGCACCATCCAGAACGACATTCTCAAAGAATTCATGGTGCGGAACACCTATATCTATCCGCCCGCACCCTCCATGCGCATCATTTCCGACATCTTCGCCTTGACATCCAAGGAGATGCCGCGCTTCAACTCCATCTCCATTTCCGGCTACCACATGCAGGAAGCCGGGGCGACGCAGGACCTGGAGCTCGCCTATACGCTCGCGGACGGCGTCGAATATGTGCGCGCGGGCGCCAAAGCCGGCCTGCCCATCGACGCCTTCGCGCCGCGCCTTTCGTTCTTCTGGGCCATCGGCATGAACTTCTTCATGGAGGTGGCGAAGCTGCGCGCCGCGCGCCTCCTGTGGACGCGGCTGATGAGCGATCTCGGGGCCAAGAACCCCAAGTCCCTGCCCCTGCGCACCCATTCGCAGACCTCCGGCTGGAGCCTCACGGCGCAGGACGTGTTCAACAACGTCATCCGCACCATGGTGGAAGCCATGGCGGCAACGCAGGGCCACACCCAGTCGCTGCACACCAATGCGCTGGACGAGGCGCTGGCCCTGCCCACCGACTTCTCCGCCCGCATCGCCCGCAACACGCAGATCCTGCTGCAGCAGGAGAGCGGCACCACCCGCCAGATCGACCCCTGGGGCGGCTCCTTCTTCGTGGAGCGCCTCACCGCCGACCTCGCCGCCAAGGCGTGGGACCATATTCAGGAGGTGGAAGCACTGGGCGGCATGGCGAAGGCCATCGAGGCCGGCATCCCCAAGCTGCGCATCGAGGAAGCCGCCGCCACCACGCAGGCCCGCATCGACGGCGGCGCGCAGATCGTGGTGGGCGTCAACAAGTTCAAGCCCGAGCGCGAGACGCCCATCGACGTGCTGAAGGTGGACAATTCCGCCGTCCGCGCCGCGCAGATCGAGAAGCTGCGCCGCCTGAAGGCGGAGCGCGACCCGCAGGGCGTGGCCGCCGCGCTGGAGGCGCTGACCAATGGAGCGCGGGGCAACGGCAACCTGCTGGCGCTCGCCATCGACGCCGCCCGCGCCAAGGCGACAGTGGGCGAGATTTCGGATGCGCTCGAAGCCGTCTTTGGTCGCCACCGGGCGGAAATCCGCGCCATTTCGGGCGTCTACAAGAGGGAGGCCGGCGCCATGACCGACAAGGTGGCGCAGGTGCAGCGCCTCACAGAAGCCTTCGAGCACAATGAGGGCCGCCGCCCGCGCATCCTCGTCGCCAAGGTGGGACAGGACGGGCACGACCGGGGCCAGAAGGTGATCGCCTCCGCCTTCGCCGATCTCGGCTTCGACGTGGACATCGGCCCCCTCTTCGCCACGCCCGAGGAAGCCGCCCGGCAGGCGGTGGAGAATGACGTCCATGTGGTGGGCATCTCTTCGCTCGCCGCCGGCCACCTGACGCTCGTGCCCGCGCTCAAGGCGGCGCTGGAGGCGGAGGGGCGCGGCGACATCATGGTGGTGGTGGGCGGCGTCGTGCCGCCGCAGGATTATGAGGCGC
- a CDS encoding SH3 domain-containing protein, which translates to MGAALAAPGFTTGNVNMRAGPDTAYPRVTVIPPGQPVEIVGCLYNQSWCDVIWGRARGWVYGEYLGFAYQGRTVLVPEYAPVIGIPVVGFNFNNYWGTYYRGSPWWGQYGRWQYYQPRPRPGWGPPPPGPGPRPPGWWHGGPGPQPYYRGQPGWNGGYGRPPGPPPGPPPGQYAPGHYPQGQYPLAPNAPRPNQYQVAPPPQRPPPQQYQTAPNPPRLQPQLVNPQGQYPRAPNAPPCPPQGCPPGQ; encoded by the coding sequence GTGGGAGCGGCGCTGGCCGCACCCGGCTTCACCACCGGCAATGTGAACATGCGCGCCGGGCCGGACACCGCCTATCCGCGCGTGACGGTGATTCCCCCCGGACAGCCCGTCGAGATTGTCGGCTGCCTCTATAATCAGTCCTGGTGCGACGTGATCTGGGGGCGGGCACGCGGCTGGGTCTATGGCGAATATCTGGGCTTCGCCTATCAGGGCCGCACCGTGCTCGTGCCGGAATATGCGCCGGTGATCGGCATTCCGGTGGTGGGCTTCAACTTCAACAATTACTGGGGGACCTATTACCGGGGCTCGCCCTGGTGGGGCCAGTATGGCCGGTGGCAATATTACCAGCCGCGCCCGCGTCCCGGCTGGGGCCCGCCGCCTCCGGGGCCGGGGCCGCGTCCGCCGGGCTGGTGGCATGGCGGTCCAGGACCGCAGCCCTATTATCGCGGCCAGCCGGGCTGGAACGGCGGCTACGGCCGCCCGCCAGGACCGCCTCCGGGTCCTCCGCCCGGCCAGTACGCTCCGGGGCACTACCCGCAGGGCCAGTATCCGCTGGCGCCCAATGCGCCCCGCCCCAACCAGTATCAGGTGGCGCCGCCCCCGCAGCGTCCGCCGCCGCAGCAGTATCAGACGGCGCCCAACCCGCCGCGTCTGCAGCCGCAACTGGTGAACCCGCAGGGGCAGTATCCCCGCGCGCCCAACGCTCCGCCGTGCCCGCCGCAAGGCTGCCCGCCGGGGCAGTGA